One genomic segment of Novisyntrophococcus fermenticellae includes these proteins:
- a CDS encoding type Z 30S ribosomal protein S14 — translation MAKTAMKIKQQRAPKYSTRAYNRCRICGRPHAYLRKYGICRICFRELAYKGQIPGVKKASW, via the coding sequence ATGGCTAAAACAGCAATGAAAATCAAACAGCAGCGTGCACCGAAATACTCCACAAGAGCATACAACCGCTGCAGAATCTGTGGACGTCCACATGCGTATCTCAGAAAATACGGAATTTGCAGAATCTGCTTCCGTGAGTTAGCATACAAAGGCCAGATCCCAGGAGTAAAGAAAGCGAGCTGGTAG
- the infA gene encoding translation initiation factor IF-1 has protein sequence MSKADVIEVEGRVLEKLPNAMFRVELENKHVVLAHISGKLRMNFIRILPGDKVTIELSPYDLDKGRIIWRDK, from the coding sequence ATGTCGAAGGCAGATGTAATTGAAGTAGAAGGAAGGGTGCTGGAAAAGCTGCCGAATGCCATGTTCAGAGTTGAACTTGAGAACAAGCATGTGGTGCTGGCTCATATCAGCGGCAAGCTGCGGATGAATTTTATCCGTATCCTTCCCGGAGACAAAGTAACAATAGAACTTTCTCCATATGACCTTGACAAAGGACGTATTATCTGGAGAGATAAATAA
- the rplF gene encoding 50S ribosomal protein L6, with protein MSRIGRLPVVVPAGVTVDIKENNDVIVKGPKGTLEKSLPEEMEIKLEDNQVVVTRPSDLKKMKALHGLTRTLIHNMVVGVSEGYQKVLEVNGVGYKAAKQGKKLVLSLGYSHPVEMEDPEGLESTVEGNKITVKGIDKEKVGQYAAEIRDKRRPEPYKGKGIKYADEVIRRKVGKTGKK; from the coding sequence ATGTCACGTATTGGAAGACTGCCAGTCGTTGTTCCGGCAGGAGTTACTGTTGATATCAAAGAGAACAATGATGTAATTGTAAAAGGACCGAAAGGAACACTTGAAAAGTCTCTTCCGGAAGAGATGGAAATCAAACTGGAAGATAATCAGGTAGTTGTTACAAGACCAAGTGATCTGAAGAAAATGAAGGCATTACATGGTTTAACCAGAACATTGATTCACAACATGGTTGTCGGTGTAAGTGAAGGCTATCAGAAAGTTCTGGAAGTTAACGGTGTAGGATATAAAGCAGCTAAGCAGGGTAAAAAGCTGGTATTGTCATTAGGTTACTCTCATCCGGTGGAGATGGAAGATCCGGAAGGATTGGAATCCACAGTAGAAGGAAACAAGATTACCGTGAAGGGAATCGATAAAGAAAAAGTAGGCCAATATGCTGCTGAGATCAGAGACAAGAGAAGACCTGAACCTTATAAAGGAAAAGGTATTAAGTATGCTGATGAAGTTATCAGACGTAAAGTTGGTAAGACTGGTAAGAAATAA
- the rplX gene encoding 50S ribosomal protein L24 — MMAVKIKRGDTVRVIAGKDKDKEGKVLSVKDGKVVVEGINMVTKHSKPSMANQQGGIITKEAPIQISNVMYLHNGKATRIGYRMDGDKKVRVAKSTGEVID; from the coding sequence ATCATGGCAGTTAAGATTAAAAGAGGCGATACGGTTAGAGTTATCGCTGGTAAAGATAAAGATAAAGAAGGCAAAGTACTTTCCGTGAAGGATGGAAAAGTTGTCGTTGAAGGCATTAATATGGTTACAAAGCACTCGAAACCTTCTATGGCTAATCAGCAGGGAGGTATTATTACGAAGGAAGCTCCAATTCAGATTTCCAATGTAATGTACCTTCATAATGGAAAAGCAACCAGAATTGGCTACAGGATGGATGGAGACAAGAAGGTCCGTGTTGCTAAGTCAACAGGCGAAGTAATCGATTAA
- the rplP gene encoding 50S ribosomal protein L16, whose amino-acid sequence MLMPKRVKRRKQFRGSMKGKALRGNTISYGDYGLVAAEPCWIKSNQIEAARVAMTRYIKRGGKVWIKIFPDKPVTAKPAETRMGSGKGALEYWVAVVKPGRVMFEIAGVSEETAREALRLAMHKLPCKCKIVSRADLEGGDNSEN is encoded by the coding sequence ATGTTAATGCCAAAGAGAGTAAAACGTCGTAAACAATTCCGTGGATCCATGAAGGGAAAAGCCTTAAGAGGCAATACAATCAGCTATGGAGATTATGGTTTGGTAGCTGCTGAGCCTTGTTGGATTAAGTCCAATCAGATAGAAGCAGCCCGTGTTGCCATGACCCGTTATATCAAGCGTGGTGGTAAAGTTTGGATTAAGATTTTTCCGGATAAACCTGTAACAGCAAAACCAGCAGAAACTCGTATGGGTTCTGGTAAAGGAGCCCTTGAATACTGGGTAGCAGTTGTAAAACCAGGTCGTGTAATGTTCGAAATCGCAGGTGTATCAGAAGAAACAGCTCGTGAAGCATTACGTCTTGCTATGCATAAGTTACCATGTAAATGTAAAATCGTTTCGCGTGCAGACTTAGAAGGCGGTGATAACAGTGAAAATTAA
- the rpsQ gene encoding 30S ribosomal protein S17, translating into MKIVTERNLRKTRVGKVVSDKMDKTVVVAIEDHVKHPLYKKIVKKTYKLKAHDENNECRIGDTVKVMETRPLSKDKRWRLVQILERAK; encoded by the coding sequence ATGAAAATCGTGACAGAAAGAAATCTGAGAAAAACACGTGTTGGTAAAGTTGTCAGTGACAAGATGGATAAGACTGTTGTTGTAGCCATTGAAGATCATGTGAAACATCCGCTTTACAAAAAGATCGTAAAGAAGACATATAAATTGAAAGCACATGATGAGAATAACGAGTGCAGAATTGGCGACACCGTCAAGGTTATGGAAACCAGACCGCTATCAAAGGATAAAAGATGGAGACTGGTTCAGATTCTAGAAAGAGCAAAATAA
- the rpsE gene encoding 30S ribosomal protein S5, producing the protein MRHTIIDASQLELEEKVVSIKRVTKVVKGGRNFRFTALVVVGDRNGHVGAGLGKATEIPEAIRKGKEDAMKKLIKVATDENNSITHDFTGKFGSAEVLLKRAPDGTGVIAGGPVRAVIELSGIKNIRTKSLGSNNKQNVVLATIDGLSQLKTPEEVAKLRGKSVDEILA; encoded by the coding sequence ATGAGACATACAATCATTGATGCCAGCCAGTTAGAACTGGAAGAAAAAGTTGTTTCTATCAAGCGTGTTACCAAGGTTGTTAAAGGTGGTCGTAACTTCCGTTTCACTGCTTTAGTAGTTGTAGGAGACCGCAACGGACACGTTGGTGCAGGACTTGGAAAGGCAACTGAAATTCCTGAAGCAATCCGCAAAGGAAAAGAAGACGCTATGAAGAAGCTGATTAAGGTGGCAACTGATGAAAATAACAGTATTACCCATGACTTTACAGGAAAGTTCGGCAGCGCGGAAGTATTGCTGAAGAGAGCTCCGGATGGTACTGGTGTTATCGCAGGAGGTCCGGTACGTGCAGTAATTGAGTTATCTGGAATCAAGAATATCCGTACGAAATCTTTAGGCTCAAACAACAAACAGAACGTAGTGTTGGCAACGATTGATGGATTAAGTCAGTTGAAGACACCGGAAGAGGTTGCAAAACTCCGCGGAAAATCTGTTGATGAAATTCTGGCTTAA
- the secY gene encoding preprotein translocase subunit SecY: MFRTLRDAFKIQEIRRKILYVLMMLVVIRFGSQLPVPGVNTAFFANFFANNTNDAFSFLNAFTGGGFDNFSIFALSITPYITSSIIIQLLTIAIPQLEEMQRDGEDGRKKITAITRYVTVGLALFESIAMAIGFGNKGLITEMTVVNVIIVVASLTAGSAFLMWVGEQINDKGVGNGISTVLLINILSRIPTDFVKLFKQFIKGQTILMGSLRALLILAIVLAVTVFVLVLNGAERRIPVQYSKKMQGRKMVGGQSSNIPLKVNTAGVIPIIFTSSIMSFPGIIASFAGKTNVGGWGGKVLGVLNSANWFNRDNMFDTLGIILYIVLVVFFAYFYTSITFNPLEVADNMKKQGGFIPGIRPGKPTVEYLNSILNYIIFIGAAGLTIVAVIPFFFNGMFSAQVSFGGTSLIIVVSVILETLKQVESMMLVRNYKGFLND, encoded by the coding sequence ATGTTCAGGACATTAAGAGATGCATTTAAAATCCAGGAAATACGTCGGAAGATTTTGTATGTGCTTATGATGCTGGTGGTGATCCGCTTTGGATCTCAGCTGCCGGTACCGGGTGTTAATACTGCATTTTTTGCCAACTTTTTTGCGAATAATACGAACGACGCATTTAGCTTTCTAAATGCGTTTACCGGTGGCGGATTTGATAATTTTTCAATTTTTGCCCTTAGCATTACACCCTATATCACCTCCTCAATTATCATTCAGCTTCTCACAATTGCGATTCCGCAGTTGGAAGAGATGCAAAGAGATGGGGAGGATGGAAGAAAAAAGATTACCGCAATTACACGTTATGTTACTGTTGGTCTGGCATTGTTTGAATCAATTGCAATGGCCATCGGATTTGGGAACAAGGGTTTGATAACCGAAATGACAGTTGTCAATGTCATAATTGTTGTTGCGTCTTTAACAGCAGGTTCTGCCTTTTTAATGTGGGTCGGTGAGCAGATTAACGATAAGGGTGTGGGAAACGGTATTTCCACAGTCTTGTTAATTAATATTCTTTCCAGAATTCCGACAGATTTTGTGAAATTATTCAAGCAGTTTATTAAGGGACAGACAATTCTAATGGGATCGCTTCGTGCACTGCTTATTCTGGCAATTGTACTGGCTGTGACTGTCTTTGTATTAGTTTTAAATGGTGCGGAACGCAGGATTCCTGTTCAGTATTCCAAGAAGATGCAAGGAAGGAAGATGGTCGGAGGACAGTCCTCAAACATCCCCTTAAAGGTGAATACTGCAGGAGTAATTCCAATTATCTTCACATCATCAATTATGTCTTTTCCGGGAATTATAGCTTCCTTTGCAGGAAAAACCAATGTGGGAGGCTGGGGCGGTAAAGTGCTGGGTGTGCTGAACTCCGCTAACTGGTTTAACAGAGATAATATGTTTGATACACTTGGAATAATTCTGTATATTGTTCTGGTTGTTTTCTTTGCTTATTTCTACACTTCTATTACCTTCAATCCTTTGGAGGTAGCGGATAATATGAAAAAGCAGGGTGGATTTATACCAGGGATTCGTCCGGGTAAACCGACTGTAGAATATCTGAATTCCATCTTGAATTACATTATTTTTATAGGTGCTGCAGGTCTTACGATTGTGGCTGTCATACCATTTTTCTTTAACGGCATGTTCAGTGCGCAGGTGTCCTTTGGCGGCACATCCCTTATCATTGTTGTATCTGTTATTCTGGAGACCTTAAAGCAGGTTGAATCCATGATGTTAGTACGTAATTATAAAGGCTTCCTGAACGACTAA
- the rpmD gene encoding 50S ribosomal protein L30: protein MADKLKVTLVKSTIGAIPKHKKTVEALGLKKLNKTVELPDNASVRGMINQVCHLVKVEEA, encoded by the coding sequence ATGGCAGATAAATTAAAAGTAACATTAGTAAAGTCTACAATCGGTGCTATACCGAAACACAAAAAGACAGTTGAAGCATTGGGCTTGAAGAAACTCAACAAAACGGTTGAACTTCCTGATAATGCATCCGTTCGTGGTATGATTAATCAGGTATGCCATCTGGTTAAGGTGGAGGAAGCATAA
- the rpsS gene encoding 30S ribosomal protein S19: MARSLKKGPFADKSLLKKVDAANASGDKTVIKTWSRRSTIFPTFVGHTIAVHDGRKHVPVYISEDMVGHKLGEFVATRTYRGHGKDEKRSGVR, translated from the coding sequence ATGGCTCGTTCACTGAAAAAAGGACCATTTGCAGACAAAAGTTTACTGAAAAAAGTAGATGCTGCAAACGCATCCGGAGATAAAACAGTTATTAAAACCTGGTCACGTCGTTCTACAATCTTCCCGACATTTGTAGGACATACAATTGCAGTTCATGACGGAAGAAAACACGTGCCGGTATATATATCAGAAGATATGGTTGGTCACAAACTCGGAGAGTTCGTTGCAACCAGAACCTATAGAGGACACGGCAAGGACGAAAAGAGATCCGGCGTTCGCTAG
- the rpsC gene encoding 30S ribosomal protein S3: MGQKVNPHGIRVGVIKDWDSKWYAESDFADYLVEDYNIRTFLKKKLYSAGVSRIEIERASDRVKIIIYTAKPGIVIGKGGSEIEKVKAELKNYTDKKLIVDIKEVKRPDRDAQLVAENIALQLENRISFRRAMKSTMQRTMRSGAEGIKTSVSGRLGGADMARTEFYSEGTIPLQTLRADIDYGFAEADTTYGKVGVKAWVYNGEVLPTKGAKEGSDK, from the coding sequence ATGGGACAGAAAGTTAACCCACATGGTATCAGAGTCGGAGTTATCAAAGACTGGGATTCCAAATGGTATGCAGAAAGTGACTTTGCCGATTATCTGGTTGAAGATTACAATATCAGAACATTTCTGAAAAAGAAATTATACAGCGCAGGTGTATCCAGAATTGAAATTGAAAGAGCATCTGACAGAGTGAAAATCATTATCTATACAGCAAAGCCGGGTATCGTAATCGGTAAGGGTGGATCTGAAATAGAAAAAGTAAAGGCTGAACTTAAGAATTATACAGATAAGAAACTGATTGTGGATATCAAGGAAGTTAAGAGACCGGACCGTGATGCTCAGCTGGTAGCTGAAAACATCGCGCTGCAGCTGGAGAATCGTATTTCTTTCCGTCGTGCTATGAAGTCTACGATGCAGAGAACGATGAGATCCGGAGCCGAAGGAATCAAAACATCTGTATCCGGTCGTCTTGGTGGAGCAGATATGGCACGTACAGAATTTTACAGCGAGGGAACAATTCCGCTGCAGACTTTACGTGCAGATATCGACTATGGTTTCGCTGAAGCAGACACAACATACGGCAAAGTTGGCGTAAAAGCTTGGGTCTACAATGGCGAAGTACTTCCAACCAAAGGAGCTAAGGAAGGGAGCGATAAATAA
- the rpsH gene encoding 30S ribosomal protein S8 produces the protein MTMSDPIADMLTRIRNANTAKHDTVDVPASKMKIAIADILVNEGYIAKYDLIEEGKFKTIHITLKYGADKNEKIITGLKKISKPGLRIYVNKEQLPKVLGGLGVAILSTNQGVITDKDARRLQVGGEVLAFVW, from the coding sequence ATGACAATGAGTGATCCGATTGCAGATATGCTTACAAGAATCCGTAATGCAAATACTGCAAAGCACGATACCGTAGATGTTCCGGCATCAAAAATGAAAATCGCTATTGCTGATATCCTTGTGAATGAAGGTTATATTGCTAAATATGATCTGATTGAAGAGGGGAAGTTTAAAACAATCCATATTACGTTAAAATATGGTGCAGATAAAAATGAAAAGATTATCACAGGACTGAAGAAAATTTCAAAACCAGGTCTGCGTATCTACGTAAACAAAGAGCAGCTGCCAAAAGTTCTTGGAGGTTTAGGTGTAGCAATTCTCTCAACAAACCAGGGTGTTATCACCGACAAAGATGCTCGTAGACTTCAGGTTGGCGGCGAAGTATTAGCTTTCGTTTGGTAA
- a CDS encoding adenylate kinase produces the protein MKIIMLGAPGAGKGTQAKKIAEKYGIPHISTGDIFRANIKNGTELGRKAKEFMKQGLLVPDELTCDLVVDRISQPDTSKGYILDGFPRTIPQAEALTDALLERGEKIDYAIDVEVPDENIIRRMSGRRACLACGNTYHVENNAPKVEGICDACGEKLTLREDDKPETVKKRLSVYHAQTQPLIDYYRAAGALVEVDGTLDIEVLFNDITKILGA, from the coding sequence ATGAAAATTATTATGTTAGGTGCACCGGGTGCGGGTAAGGGTACGCAGGCTAAGAAAATAGCGGAAAAATATGGGATACCGCATATATCCACCGGGGATATTTTTCGTGCAAACATTAAGAATGGGACAGAATTGGGGAGAAAAGCAAAGGAATTTATGAAGCAGGGGCTCTTGGTACCCGATGAACTGACGTGTGATCTGGTTGTTGACCGGATCTCGCAGCCAGATACATCGAAAGGTTATATATTGGATGGTTTTCCAAGAACTATTCCCCAGGCAGAAGCACTTACCGATGCTTTGCTTGAACGTGGTGAAAAGATTGATTATGCCATAGATGTGGAAGTGCCGGATGAGAATATTATTAGACGTATGTCCGGGCGCCGTGCATGCCTGGCCTGTGGAAATACGTATCATGTTGAGAATAATGCGCCGAAAGTAGAAGGCATCTGTGATGCATGCGGAGAAAAACTGACGCTGCGTGAAGATGATAAACCGGAAACCGTTAAGAAACGTCTGAGTGTCTACCATGCCCAGACGCAGCCATTGATAGATTATTATCGTGCGGCTGGTGCATTGGTTGAAGTTGATGGAACCTTGGACATCGAAGTTTTGTTCAATGACATCACGAAGATTTTAGGAGCTTAA
- a CDS encoding KOW domain-containing RNA-binding protein — protein sequence MKELKVGMFARSLAGHDKGKLYIVTAVDGDMVYLADGKTRLVKNPKKKKRRHIQPEFTMAEIIGEKLAYSRPLLDEEIRKAIKTKEV from the coding sequence ATGAAGGAACTTAAAGTCGGCATGTTCGCCAGGAGTCTGGCCGGGCATGATAAGGGAAAGTTGTACATCGTAACTGCGGTGGATGGGGATATGGTATATCTGGCTGACGGGAAAACCCGTCTTGTCAAAAATCCTAAGAAAAAGAAAAGAAGGCATATACAGCCTGAATTTACAATGGCCGAAATCATCGGTGAGAAGCTGGCTTACAGCAGGCCACTCCTAGATGAAGAAATTAGAAAAGCAATTAAGACCAAGGAGGTTTAA
- the rplN gene encoding 50S ribosomal protein L14 — MIQQESRLKVADNTGAKEILCIRVMGGSTRRYANIGDVIVATVKDATPGGVVKKGDVVKAVVVRTVKGSHRKDGSYIKFDENAAVIIKDDKTPRGTRIFGPVARELREKHFMKIVSLAPEVL; from the coding sequence ATGATTCAGCAGGAAAGCAGATTAAAAGTCGCTGATAATACTGGCGCAAAGGAAATCCTCTGCATACGCGTTATGGGCGGCTCTACGAGAAGATATGCAAACATCGGCGATGTTATTGTTGCTACGGTCAAGGATGCAACACCAGGCGGCGTTGTAAAAAAAGGAGACGTTGTGAAAGCAGTCGTTGTCCGCACTGTAAAAGGCAGCCATCGTAAAGATGGTTCCTATATCAAATTTGATGAAAATGCAGCTGTTATTATCAAAGATGACAAGACTCCAAGAGGAACCCGTATTTTTGGGCCAGTAGCCAGAGAGCTTCGTGAGAAACACTTTATGAAAATTGTTTCTTTAGCTCCGGAAGTATTATAG
- the rplE gene encoding 50S ribosomal protein L5 — MSRLHETYNNEIVDALMKKFEYKNVMEVPKLAKIVINMGVGEAKENAKVLDSAVSDLETITGQKAVLTKAKNSIANFKLREGMPIGCKVTLRGERMYEFADRLINLALPRVRDFRGVNPNSFDGRGNYALGIKEQLIFPEIEYDKIDKVRGMDIIFVTTAKTDEEARELLAQFNMPFAK, encoded by the coding sequence GTGAGTAGATTACATGAAACCTATAACAACGAAATCGTCGATGCGTTGATGAAGAAGTTTGAATATAAAAATGTTATGGAAGTGCCGAAACTCGCAAAGATCGTTATTAACATGGGCGTTGGTGAGGCAAAGGAAAATGCAAAAGTTTTAGATTCAGCAGTAAGTGATCTGGAAACGATTACCGGCCAGAAGGCTGTGCTTACCAAAGCTAAGAATTCCATCGCTAATTTCAAATTGAGAGAGGGAATGCCAATCGGCTGCAAGGTAACCTTAAGGGGCGAAAGAATGTATGAGTTCGCGGATCGTCTGATTAACCTTGCATTACCACGTGTACGTGACTTCCGCGGTGTGAATCCCAATTCATTTGATGGCAGAGGAAACTATGCTCTTGGCATTAAAGAGCAGCTTATCTTCCCTGAGATTGAGTACGACAAGATTGACAAAGTCCGCGGAATGGACATCATCTTCGTTACAACTGCAAAGACAGATGAAGAAGCCCGTGAATTATTGGCACAATTCAACATGCCGTTCGCTAAATAA
- the rplR gene encoding 50S ribosomal protein L18 has translation MINKVSRAQVRQKKHKRMRNHIAGTAAKPRLCVFRSNNHMYAQIIDDTVGNTLVSASTLQKDVKAELEKTNDVKAAAYLGTVIGKRAAEAGIKEVVFDRGGFIYQGKVQALADAAREAGLKF, from the coding sequence ATGATTAATAAAGTATCAAGAGCGCAAGTTCGCCAGAAAAAGCATAAAAGAATGCGTAATCATATCGCAGGTACCGCTGCTAAACCACGTCTTTGCGTGTTTAGAAGCAATAATCATATGTATGCTCAGATTATTGACGATACAGTTGGAAATACTTTGGTTTCCGCTTCTACTCTTCAGAAAGATGTAAAAGCAGAATTAGAGAAAACCAACGACGTTAAAGCAGCAGCATATTTAGGAACTGTAATTGGAAAGAGAGCCGCAGAGGCAGGTATTAAGGAAGTTGTCTTTGACAGAGGCGGCTTCATATACCAGGGTAAGGTTCAGGCATTGGCAGACGCAGCCCGTGAAGCTGGTCTGAAATTCTAG
- the rplV gene encoding 50S ribosomal protein L22, with amino-acid sequence MAKGHRSQIKRARNEVKDTRPSAKLSYARMSVQKACYVLDVIRGKDVETALGILTYNPRYASSVIKKLLESAVANAENNNGLSKENLYVAECYANKAPTMKRIKPRAQGRAYRIEKRNSHISIVLDER; translated from the coding sequence ATGGCTAAAGGACATAGAAGTCAGATTAAAAGAGCAAGAAATGAAGTGAAAGACACAAGACCTTCGGCAAAACTGTCATATGCCAGAATGTCAGTTCAGAAGGCTTGCTATGTATTAGATGTAATTCGTGGAAAAGATGTTGAGACTGCACTTGGCATCCTGACCTATAACCCGAGATATGCTTCCAGCGTAATCAAAAAACTGTTGGAGTCAGCTGTTGCAAACGCTGAAAACAACAATGGTCTGAGCAAGGAAAACCTGTATGTAGCAGAGTGCTATGCAAACAAAGCACCGACCATGAAGAGAATCAAGCCGAGAGCACAGGGTAGAGCATATCGTATCGAAAAGAGAAACAGTCATATCTCTATCGTATTAGATGAAAGATAA
- the rpmC gene encoding 50S ribosomal protein L29, protein MKINKYVEDLKLKSAAELNEELVAAKKELFNLRFQNATNQLENTSRIKDVRKNIARIQTVIAEKAKAAN, encoded by the coding sequence GTGAAAATTAATAAGTATGTAGAAGATTTAAAGTTAAAATCAGCTGCAGAATTAAATGAAGAATTAGTAGCTGCTAAGAAGGAACTCTTTAATCTGAGATTCCAGAATGCAACCAATCAATTGGAAAACACGAGCAGAATTAAAGATGTTCGGAAAAATATTGCCAGAATTCAGACTGTAATTGCCGAGAAAGCAAAAGCAGCTAATTAG
- the map gene encoding type I methionyl aminopeptidase, whose translation MSVSIKTAREIELMRHAGMLLEKVHDELEKAIKPGISTWDIDHLGEEIIRSFGCIPNFLNYNGYPASICVSVNDEVVHGIPNKNHILEEGDIVSLDAGLIYKGYHSDAARTHAVGEVSDEASQLMRVTRQSFFEGIKFAKAGNHLHEISSAIGNYAESFGYGVVRELVGHGIGTHLHEDPQIPNFACKSRGIRLQPGMTLAIEPMINIGRPEVVWLDDDWTVVTEDGTLSAHYENTVLITEGEPEILTLSH comes from the coding sequence ATGTCTGTATCAATTAAAACTGCCAGAGAAATTGAACTTATGCGTCATGCCGGAATGTTGCTTGAAAAGGTTCATGATGAACTTGAAAAAGCGATTAAGCCCGGTATTTCAACTTGGGATATCGATCATCTTGGAGAAGAAATAATCAGAAGTTTTGGATGTATCCCAAACTTTTTGAATTATAATGGATACCCTGCATCTATCTGTGTCTCAGTAAATGATGAGGTCGTTCATGGAATACCAAATAAGAATCACATTCTGGAGGAGGGTGACATCGTAAGTCTGGATGCCGGCCTTATATATAAAGGATATCATTCGGATGCAGCACGTACACATGCCGTGGGCGAGGTCAGTGACGAGGCTTCACAGCTGATGCGTGTAACCAGACAAAGCTTTTTTGAGGGAATTAAATTTGCGAAAGCCGGCAATCATCTACATGAGATATCTTCGGCAATTGGGAATTATGCGGAAAGCTTTGGCTATGGAGTGGTTCGTGAACTGGTAGGACATGGAATAGGAACACATCTGCATGAGGATCCTCAGATCCCGAATTTTGCCTGCAAAAGCAGAGGAATTCGGCTTCAGCCCGGAATGACACTGGCCATAGAGCCTATGATTAATATAGGACGACCGGAGGTCGTATGGCTGGATGATGACTGGACAGTAGTAACTGAAGATGGAACGCTTTCCGCTCATTATGAGAATACGGTTCTGATTACAGAAGGGGAACCGGAAATTCTCACCCTATCCCATTAA
- the rplO gene encoding 50S ribosomal protein L15 produces the protein MDLSNLQPAEGSRQSNMFRRGRGHGSGNGKTAGKGHKGQKARSGATRPGFEGGQMPLYRRLPKRGFKNRNTKEIVGINVSALDRFEDGAEVTVAALVESGIVTNPKDGVKILGNGEISKKLTVKVNAFSESAKAKIEAAGGAAEVI, from the coding sequence ATGGACTTATCAAATTTACAGCCAGCTGAAGGTTCCAGACAAAGCAATATGTTTCGCCGTGGCCGTGGACATGGGTCAGGAAATGGAAAAACAGCAGGTAAAGGTCATAAGGGACAAAAAGCTCGTTCCGGAGCAACAAGACCAGGTTTTGAAGGCGGACAGATGCCATTATACAGACGTCTTCCTAAGAGAGGTTTCAAAAACAGAAACACGAAGGAAATCGTCGGAATTAATGTAAGTGCCTTAGACCGATTTGAAGATGGGGCGGAGGTAACTGTAGCTGCCTTAGTTGAAAGTGGAATTGTAACTAACCCCAAAGATGGTGTTAAAATATTAGGCAATGGTGAAATTTCAAAAAAACTAACAGTGAAAGTGAACGCCTTCAGTGAAAGCGCAAAAGCTAAAATTGAGGCGGCAGGTGGAGCAGCCGAGGTGATCTAA